In Kryptolebias marmoratus isolate JLee-2015 linkage group LG20, ASM164957v2, whole genome shotgun sequence, a genomic segment contains:
- the scg2b gene encoding secretogranin-2b, which produces MLHFHHKLPAGGAVLLLAFLLHGCAVQAASLPHHWLRGGGSEGQPAAFQPSSDMIKALEYIENLKQRNGGRPEPVDYDEVEKFKVLLQLASRQDEVPGDRQPAPSIQRPDVTAEQLMKAMLRTLQDQGGREAGFPPSASEPRSDRRTHRHRAKEMPGSAPVDYGNFPRPHKKYPLMFEDEENADASKRATEDLDEQYTPQSLANLRSIFDELGRMPSMPAQKRDVFGDDDDEEEEDAEEDGNGFSQRNQAYEDVAGGEEWVPMEEREETEELVNRSHEEMDRALSDQEEESEREETQRRADQNQEDADDDTKLVDYYLLKVLEMSDQTQKRDQTGEQKKRLIRPSIVDPRTVKELLELSLKLHVPPQDLIDMLLTEELRKLHRDPQALTRYTAASQTPKIRYFSRRLPLKSKPPTDDMDREDFLDIIGVETISNEYPVVQRPMKTTSSADRIPVVSSSAGNAGPVKIPPPSGRRENLFLSELNKMPLKRQTDAAADDDDDDGDVEDEVTTYLAAKILTEYPNTISKRDTHAQLKGQFPYELYERAVKDYMEQAETETRPRAKRDPEGATEEKVTPTEVQQEREEMAAKTSAPQTVDEGEEAQRREKKAAGM; this is translated from the coding sequence ATGCTGCATTTCCACCACAAGTTGCCCGCGGGAGGAGCCGTGCTCCTGCTCGCCTTTCTCCTCCACGGATGCGCCGTGCAGGCTGCGTCCCTCCCCCACCACTGGCTCCGAGGCGGGGGCAGTGAGGGCCAGCCGGCTGCTTTCCAGCCCAGCTCCGACATGATCAAAGCCCTGGAGTACATCGAGAACCTGAAGCAGAGGAACGGGGGTCGGCCCGAGCCGGTGGATTACGACGAGGTGGAGAAGTTCAAGGTCCTGCTTCAGCTCGCCTCGCGTCAGGACGAGGTTCCCGGGGACCGCCAGCCCGCCCCGAGCATCCAGAGGCCGGACGTTACTGCCGAGCAGCTGATGAAAGCGATGCTCAggaccctccaggaccaaggCGGCAGAGAGGCGGGGTTCCCCCCCTCCGCGTCAGAGCCCAGGAGCGACCGCCGGACTCACAGGCACCGCGCCAAGGAGATGCCCGGAAGCGCTCCGGTGGATTACGGTAATTTCCCCAGACCTCACAAGAAGTACCCGCTGATGTTTGAAGACGAAGAGAACGCGGACGCCTCCAAGCGGGCTACGGAGGACCTGGACGAGCAGTATACCCCCCAGAGCCTGGCCAATTTAAGATCCATCTTCGACGAGCTCGGGAGGATGCCCTCCATGCCTGCACAGAAGAGGGACGTCTTcggggatgatgatgatgaggaggaggaggatgcggAGGAGGATGGGAACGGATTCAGTCAGAGGAACCAGGCTTATGAAGATGTGGCAGGAGGGGAGGAGTGGGTCCCCatggaggagagggaggagacgGAGGAGCTGGTGAACCGGAGCCACGAAGAGATGGACCGGGCCCTCAGCGATCAGGAGGAGGAGTCAGAGCGGGAGGAGACACAGCGCCGGGCTGATCAGAACCAGGAAGACGCCGATGACGACACCAAGTTGGTGGACTACTACCTGCTGAAGGTGCTGGAGATGAGCGACCAGACCCAGAAGAGGGATCAGACCGGGGAGCAGAAGAAGAGGCTGATCCGCCCCTCCATCGTGGATCCCCGGACGgtgaaggagctgctggagctctCCCTGAAGCTCCACGTGCCCCCGCAAGACCTCATCGACATGCTGCTCACGGAGGAGCTCCGCAAGCTCCACCGCGACCCCCAGGCCCTGACCCGCTACACGGCGGCCAGCCAGACCCCCAAGATCAGGTACTTCAGCCGCAGACTCCCGCTGAAGAGCAAGCCCCCCACCGACGACATGGACAGAGAGGACTTTTTGGACATCATTGGGGTGGAGACTATCAGCAACGAGTACCCCGTGGTGCAGAGACCCATGAAGACCACCTCATCTGCAGACAGGATCCCGGTGGTGTCCAGCTCTGCAGGGAACGCAGGTCCGGTGAAAATCCCCCCACCTTCAGGCCGCAGGGAGAACCTGTTTTTATCCGAGCTGAACAAAATGCCCCTGAAACGTCAAACCGACGCTGCTGCTGATGACGATGACGACGATGGTGACGTAGAAGATGAGGTGACGACTTACCTCGCGGCCAAAATCCTCACGGAGTATCCCAACACCATCAGCAAGCGCGACACGCATGCGCAGCTGAAGGGCCAGTTCCCCTACGAGCTGTACGAGCGCGCCGTGAAGGACTACATGGAGCAAGCAGAGACTGAGACAAGGCCAAGGGCCAAGAGGGACCCCGAGGGGGCCACGGAGGAGAAAGTGACGCCCACCGAGGTACagcaggagagggaggagaTGGCAGCCAAGACATCCGCTCCGCAGACCGTGGATGAAGGAGAAGAGGCGCAGCGTCGTGAGAAAAAGGCAGCAGGGATGTAA
- the ap1s3b gene encoding AP-1 complex subunit sigma-3b isoform X2 — protein sequence MMRFLLLFSRQGKLRLQKWFTAMTDREKKKIIREMTTIVLARQPRSCNFLQWKDLKIIYKRYASLYFCLGVENQENELLALEVIHRYVELLDKYFGNVCELDIIFNFEKAYFILDEFLMGGEIQETSKQIVNRAIESSDMLQETMEEYMSKPAF from the exons ATG ATGcgcttcctgctgctcttcagtCGCCAGGGGAAGCTGCGTCTGCAGAAGTGGTTCACGGCGATGACCGATCGCGAAAAAAAGAAGATCATCAGGGAAATGACCACCATTGTGTTGGCACGGCAACCGCGCTCCTGCAACTTCCTGCAGTGGAAAGACCTGAAGATCATTTACAAGAG GTATGCAagcctttatttctgtttgggtGTAGAGAACCAGGAAAATGAGCTCTTAGCCCTGGAGGTTATTCATCGCTATGTGGAGCTGCTGGACAAATACTTTGGCAAT GTGTGTGAGCTGGACATTATCTTTAACTTCGAGAAGGCCTATTTTATCCTGGATGAGTTTTTAATGGGAGGGGAGATACAAGAAACCTCTAAGCAGATCGTGAACCGCGCCATAGAGTCCTCCGACATGTTGCAGGAG ACCATGGAGGAGTATATGAGCAAACCTGCGTTTTAA
- the ap1s3b gene encoding AP-1 complex subunit sigma-3b isoform X1 produces MMRFLLLFSRQGKLRLQKWFTAMTDREKKKIIREMTTIVLARQPRSCNFLQWKDLKIIYKRYASLYFCLGVENQENELLALEVIHRYVELLDKYFGNVCELDIIFNFEKAYFILDEFLMGGEIQETSKQIVNRAIESSDMLQEDDHSEWYEVELFGP; encoded by the exons ATG ATGcgcttcctgctgctcttcagtCGCCAGGGGAAGCTGCGTCTGCAGAAGTGGTTCACGGCGATGACCGATCGCGAAAAAAAGAAGATCATCAGGGAAATGACCACCATTGTGTTGGCACGGCAACCGCGCTCCTGCAACTTCCTGCAGTGGAAAGACCTGAAGATCATTTACAAGAG GTATGCAagcctttatttctgtttgggtGTAGAGAACCAGGAAAATGAGCTCTTAGCCCTGGAGGTTATTCATCGCTATGTGGAGCTGCTGGACAAATACTTTGGCAAT GTGTGTGAGCTGGACATTATCTTTAACTTCGAGAAGGCCTATTTTATCCTGGATGAGTTTTTAATGGGAGGGGAGATACAAGAAACCTCTAAGCAGATCGTGAACCGCGCCATAGAGTCCTCCGACATGTTGCAGGAG GATGACCACAGTGAGTGGTATGAGGTGGAGCTGTTTGGACCTTGA